The window tcacacagttggtgttgtcagcaggtttcttgaaaatcctggaaaggaacattgggaagcagttaAATGGATACTCaagtacctgagaggtaccacgggatattgtttgtgctttggaggatttgatccaatcttgaaaggctatacagatgctgatatggtaggtgacattgataacagaaaattcactactggatatttgtttacattttcagggggagctatatcatggcagtggaagttgcagaagtgtgttgcactctccacaactgaagcagaatatattgCCACTATCGAAGCTGGCAAAGAGATGGTTTGGCTAAAACGGTTCCTTCGAGAGCTTGGATTACATCAAAATGAGTATGTcatctattgtgacagtcaaagtgcaatagacttgaGCAGAAACACCATGTATCATGCAAATACGACGCATATCGATGTGAGATATCACTGGATTCGAGAAAGGATAGAGAATGGATCTATGCAGGTCAAGAAAATCCATACAAGTGAGAATCCTTCGGATATCCTGACCAAGgtagtaccaagagacaagttcgagctatgcaaagaacttgtcggcatgcactcacaCTAGAATCAGGTGTTACCTCCTTCAGGTGAATGGtactggagggggagatttgtgAGGTCCATCCCATCAATTAAGGAAGACTTttcttccttgttggttgtttgCAAAGTTGGCAGCCATCAGCATTTGTCAAATATGGAAAGCGTGCAGGAGGAAAATGTCTAGAGTAGTAGGCGAGGCTCtacctataaaaggagagcttcaactctcatttttaCATACCAATCTCAGAGGAAAAATATATCTGAGAGTTAGAaaaaagagtgaggtttcacagatagggtataagaaaatagtctgtgagaaaaatagagagtgagcaatattgtagtgaggtgggaatattaaaagagggttatttcttttgagtgttgtagtggtcctTTGAGTATTTTACTTGGACCTACAAAgggtaaaattccttgctatagtgatatgaGTTGCTCCTCTCAGGGCCGTAGTTTTatcccttattcaaaagggttttccacgtaaaaatcttggtatcgttgttacccttttattcttgttaattatcgtATCTCGGTATTatgttattattccgcttttattaccgtaAATAgagggtttattcccaacagtaCTGTTATCAAATTcctacaaaaaagaagaaaatagaaaagtTGTTCTTACTTAGCTGTAAAACCATTCGAGAAATGAAAATGAATGTTAATTAAGTCATGCCTCACTAGCTACCATCAAATCTATATGCTGACAAATCCACAATAAACAATGAATTACCCTGAGCAATGTATTAATAGTTCAAACACTACAACATTTTAGGCCTTCAGCCACCCTTGAATAATGTGGCCTAAACTAGCATAAAGTGTGGCATTTGAGAAAAAGCCACACTTTTTAACTTTAGACGACGCTTTTAACGGAGTGGCCTAAGTTGGGGTAACCCTTGCCATAAGGCCACGCTTTTGAAGTGTTACTTGAAAAGCCATACATCaaaagtgtggcctataaggtaCAAAGATCACGCTTGTGCAAACCCTTATACTAACGCTTTTTAAGTCCTGCAACAACACTTTCAAAGTGTGGCTTTTGGAACCTTATAGGCCACATTGTTCAAGCGTAGCTAGAATCCATGTAAAGTgctatttttttataataaaattatatttctttAAATATACCAAGTAATCACATTTATTACCTAACATATATTACTAGATATTTTGAGATCACTGCTACGTATGAAGATCTCAAGACCTACATCAAATAACAAATAACAAAAAAGTTCAAATGCATACACTTATATATCATGTACTACATTAACTAGTAGCACCAACTGTTCAAAGGTGCAACCTaacaataaactaaaaataaaataaaattatgtatCGTGATAACACTTTACACATATTAATCAATTTAAATTAGCATTTATTAGAAACCCCATTTGATATATCCTTAGCTACAAGTTTCTTTTCTAATACATGCCTCGTTTAACATCTTTCACATCATCTCCTGATTTTGTAACTGATCCATTTCTGTAAGCTTGACCACACCATTAATCTAATCAGCGTGTGAGGTTTTCTTGTTCAAACCCATAGAAATTTCTGAAGGTTTGTAAGCCTTAAGTTCCCCATTTGCATTTTCTTTATTCCCTTTAGTAACTCTGCCTTCCAATACCTGTAACTGAGACAAACAAAGATGCATTGTTTGTTATAGCTTACAAATAATGTGAAATTGTTTATCTCCATTTCAGCTTCCAATATATATTATGAGATGAGAACCCTTTTCCCCCACAACTTCGTAAGCTGCAAACAAATGAAAGAAAGACCACAAACAAGAGAGGGATGGATGGAGGTAGTACGATCTACCTTTTGATACAAACTGAAAAGAAACTAAAGAGATGTCTTTTTCTCCAAATCTCATAGACCGAGCAATTTTCTTAAATGAGTGGAACTGCTTTTCAGGCACATAAATATTTTCCTGATACACCTGCATGAGTTCCACAAAATATAAGAGGCTTACAATTTGAGAATTAATTGCACAATACTCCGGAATGAAAAAATTGTGACCCCCCTCAAACAAGTGCAGAATCGCTGGTAAATTCCCATGGAAGTAAAATAATTTCCATAATCTAGCAAAGAAGCATCTAGAAGGAAATAAACTCACTTCGTCCGCCAAAAGAACGAGGCCTTCTTTCTTGCAGAATTCCACAATAGCTCGTTGGTTGGTCTCAGCAAGAACCTAAGGTATACATAGAAGCTATTCATGCTATATGTAAATATTCTGAAATTTTATTGGGAAAGGGAAGGCCAGAATTTTCCACCACAGTTGGTTCTTCCTAAATGATGAAAATCAATGATGAGATTCCAAAATCTAATAAACCATTACCTACCCCGTTGGGTTTCCTGGATTAATCACAACCAAAGCCCTAACTTTAATACCCTTAGATTTTGCAGCTTTCAGCTGATTCTCAAGCTCTGAGATCCCTAGTCCCCATCATATTTCTTCATCAAGATAATAGGGAACCTAAAATACCAGATAAAAGCATACATAAGAGGCTCCCGTGTCATCTTCAACTAAATAGTAAGCCAATCATGCCAGCTCTCATTAATAAACGCTTATAATAATCTCTTCCAGAAGTAGGTTAATCTAGCCTATGAAGGCCAACTATATAACTGGCACTGATCGACTTTAAATTGAAGCAAATGCACGTACGAGAGTGCCACCATGGAGGGAAATTGAAGCGGAATAAAATGGATATTGGGGGATGGGACAGAGAGTTCTATCATTCTATGAACGACTGCATCATCATGTGAACCCGAATAAAGGATGAAGAACCAACATTATTGACACCAGAACCAATTGTATCACGTAATCCTTTGACGCCCTAGAGTTAAGCAAACACAAAAATAGGTTCTAGGAGTATACTGGCTACAAATCTAGGACATTACAATAGAAGATATTGTCACCTGACTGTGGTTGTATGCACATGTCGCTCTGCCAGGAATTTGGTCGAAAGGATCTGGAAAGCTCATTCTATTGAATTCGTACTACAaagcaaagagagaatgaaagacATCAAATAACAATTTCTTGTAGTTTCTGACTGGTTCTATTAGACGTAGTTCAGAAATCACCCTTTTCTTATCATAGGTAGCAGGACAAATGCAATTTAGACCACAAAATCCTATAGAACATGGCTGAAATTGATTCAAATTCTTCACCATACTCCTTTACATTGGTGACCGATGTTCCAACAAATGTCCAGGCAAAAGGTTTTTGCTTCTAGTTGGGTGTAAAGTCATAATCAATACCATGGTATTTAGGAAAAGGAAAAGCTCAAAGAAAGA is drawn from Nicotiana tabacum cultivar K326 chromosome 22, ASM71507v2, whole genome shotgun sequence and contains these coding sequences:
- the LOC107819155 gene encoding alanine aminotransferase 2, mitochondrial-like, with the protein product MEYEFNRMSFPDPFDQIPGRATCAYNHSQVLAETNQRAIVEFCKKEGLVLLADEVYQENIYVPEKQFHSFKKIARSMRFGEKDISLVSFQFVSKVTGIGRQSY